One Anoplopoma fimbria isolate UVic2021 breed Golden Eagle Sablefish chromosome 21, Afim_UVic_2022, whole genome shotgun sequence DNA segment encodes these proteins:
- the LOC129110433 gene encoding dnaJ homolog subfamily C member 13-like isoform X2: MNVIKENKDLACFYTTKHSWRGKYKRVFSVGTHGITTYNPATLEVTNQWPYGDICGIGPVGKGQGTEFNLTFRKGSGKKSETLKFSTEHRTELLTEALRFRTEFSEGKITGRRYNCYKHHWSDQRKPVSLEVTPGGIDQIDPQTNRVVCSYDYRNVEGFVELSDYQGGFCILYGGFSRLHLFASEHRDDIIRCAIEHAGNFIGITLRLRKEALTFEDFVTDRLGKYSSDESITSLAEFVVQKITPRHPEPVRRILALTETCLVERDPASYNIVTLKPFGEVFALICDVDNPQVFTVEFIRGQIRKFSSTERDSLLASLLDGVRASGNRDVCVKMAPTQRGQRWGLLSMPVDEEVESLHLKFLAAPPNGNFADAVFRFNANISYSGVLHAVTQDGLFSENKEKLINNAVLALLSQEAELPALNTELESHFQAIRRLVASKAGFQAFTQLPKFREKLGVKTVKALKRNNNSVTHAAVDMLCALMCPMHDDYDLRQEQLNKASLLSSKKFLENLLEKFITNVDQGTGALVISSLLDFLTFALCAPYSETTEGQQFDMLLEMVAADGRTLFKLFQHPSMAIVKGAGLVMKAIIEEGDKEIATKMQDLALSEGALPRHLHTSLFTISADQRMLTNRQLSRHLVGLWTAENSVAMNLLKRILPTGLLAYLDSPDPVPEKDMDRMHIRDNLKLAQDQLNRNKVPEWQRMAGKAAKEVEKFAKEKTDLVLMHWRDKMGIAQKEQDRNNLNPNQKPVILRKRRQRIKIEVNWELFYYRFQLDHARSNLIWNLRTREELRDALEGEMRAFSVDRELGSATVISWNHQEFEVKYECLSDEIKIGDYYLRLLLEEDENDESNAIKRSYEFFNELYHRFLLTPKISMKCLCLQALAIVYGKCYEEIGPFTDTKYIVGMLDRCTDKLERDRLIIFLNKLILNKKNVKEVMDSNGVRIMVDLLTMAHLHTSRATVPLQSNVLEASPDMKRESEKEWYFGNADKERRGPFSFEEMQEFWSTGVLTAKTRCWAQGMDGWRPLQAIPQLKWCLLATGQAVMNESDLATLILNMLITMCSYYPSRDADNAIIRPLPKIKRMISDNACLPHIVQLLLTFDPILVEKVANVLYLVMQDNPNLQRLYLTGIFFFIMMYTGSNVLPVARFLKYTHLKQAFKSEESKGQDIVQRSVLGPVLPEAMVCYLENYEAERFSEIFLGEFDTPEAIWSSEMRRMMIEKIAAHIADFSPRLQSNTRALYQYCPIPVVSFPQLDYELFCNIYYLRHLCDTIRFPNWPIRDAVKLLKDTLEAWKREVEKKPPSMSVDDAYEVLNLPKGQGQHEESKIRKAYFRLAQKYHPDKNPEGRDMFEKVNKAYEFLCTKSARILDGPDPENIILILKAQSILFNRHKEELEPYKYAGYPMLIKTITMETQDGLLFSKTSPLLPAAVELAFHTVNCSALNAEELRRDDGIEVLLEALSRCVAVLTASSKPDDMAVQVCGHICKCYSVAAQFEECREKIIELPNIIRDLCHILFYGKGLPKTATLAVQCVSSFAVDFFLQTHLYHAGVLWHMLVHLFNYDYTLEESGVQASQDTNQQEVANRLAKLSLVALSRLGGYTQTPLALDGNNPVPETNGIEGTPPENPTIRKSLAAMLTPYISRKLGTGSPAEVLKLMNSNSENPYLIWNNGTRAELLEFLEGQQEGNIKRGENDKSFGAEFVFSDHSKELIVGEIFVRVYNEQPTFPLEYPKAFAASLLDYVGSQAQYLSTLLAMSQSNKVESEQHAERLRFAEMALEALRNVIKNNPGSESECIGHFKLLFSLLRVHGAGRVQQLVLEVVNTVTSNQECVSNIAESLVLSNLLLLLHSLPSSRQMVLETLYALTSNTKIVKEAMAKGALIYLLDLFCNCTHPQVRTQTAELFSKMTSDKLVGPKVRLTLIRFLPGVFMDAMRDNAEAAVHIFEGTHENPELIWNDSSREKVSTTVREMMLEHFKQQKDNPDVNWKLPEDFTVAYGAGQGELEVGGVFLRIFIAQPGWVLRKPREFLVSLLETLTELLEKNNPNGEALETVTMAAVCLFSSQTQLADQVPPLGHLPRVLAALNHKNNAVPKSSIRLIHVLSDNELCVRSMSALETIGPLMTGMRSRADMAGLACEALNRMFQKEQTELVAQALRVELVPYLLKLLEGIGLETLDNPSATKAQIVKALKSMTRSLQYGEQVNEILAKSSVWSAFKDQKHDLFISESQTAGYLTGPGVAGYLTAGSGTPVMPNVPPPVDNDIGDQG, translated from the exons TGGCCTTATGGGGACATCTGTGGTATCGGCCCGGTAGGAAAAGGTCAGGGAACGGAGTTCAACCTCACATTCCGCAAAGGCAGCGGCAAGAAGTCCGAAACGCTCAAGTTCTCTACAGAGCACCGGACAGAGCTGCTCACAGAAGCACTG AGATTCAGAACAGAGTTTTCAGAGGGAAAAATAACTGGCAGG CGTTACAACTGCTACAAGCACCACTGGAGTGACCAACGGAAGCCAGTGAGTTTGGAGGTAACGCCGGGCGGCATCGACCAGATCGACCCGCAAACCAACCGGGTGGTGTGTTCCTACGACTACCGGAACGTAGAGGGATTCGTCGAGCTCTCTGATTACCAGGGAGGATTCTGCATCCTTTATGGGGGCTTCAGCAGGCTG cATCTGTTTGCATCAGAGCACCGGGATGACATCATCCGCTGCGCCATAGAACATGCTGGGAACTTCATCGGCATCACGCTACGACTGAGGAAGGAGGCGTTGACCTTTGAGGACTTCGTGACGGACAGGTTGGGGAAGTACAGCTCGGATGAGAGCATCACTTCTCTGGCCGAGTTCGTGGTGCAGAAGATCACCCCGCGACACCCG GAGCCTGTTAGGCGTATTCTGGCCCTGACAGAGACTTGTCTGGTGGAGAGAGACCCGGCTTCATACAACATAGTCACCCTCAAGCCCTTCGGAGAG GTATTTGCTCTCATCTGTGACGTAGACAACCCTCAGGTGTTTACAGTTGAATTCATCCGAGGTCAGATCAGGAAGTTTTCCTCCACAGAAAG GGACTCTCTGTTAGCCAGCCTGCTCGATGGAGTCCGTGCATCAGGCAACAGGGACGTTTGTGTCAAAATGGCCCCCACGCAGCGAGGGCAGAGATGGGGCCTGCTGAGCATGCCCGTGGACGAGGAGGTGGAGAGTTTGCATCTGAAATTCCTGGCTGCACCTCCTA ATGGAAACTTTGCAGATGCAGTGTTCCGATTCAACGCCAACATCTCCTACAGTGGAGTGCTGCATGCAGTAACCCAAGAT GGCCTTTTCTCTGAGAACAAAGAGAAGCTCATCAACAACGCCGTCCTGGCCCTTTTATCCCAGGAGGCCGAGCTGCCGGCTCTCAACACTGAGCTGGAGAGCCATTTCCAGGCCATCCGGCGCCTGGTGGCCTCCAAGGCTGGCTTCCAGGCTTTTACCCAGCTGCCCAA gttCAGGGAAAAGTTGGGAGTAAAGACggtaaaagctttaaaaaggaACAACAACAGTGTGACACATGCTGCTGTAGACATGCTCTGTGCTCTTATGTGT CCGATGCACGATGACTATGACCTGAGGCAGGAGCAGCTGAACAAGGCCTCTCTGCTGTCCTCCAAGAAGTTCCTGGAAAACCTCCTTGAAAAATTCATCACTAATGtg gacCAAGGAACAGGAGCTCTGGTCATCAGCTCCTTACTGGACTTCTTAACGTTTGCCCTCTGCGCCCCGTACAGTGAAACCACAGAGGGGCAGCAGTTTGACATGCTGCTGGAGATGGTTGCCGCCGATGGACGCACTTTGTTTAAACTCTTCCAG CATCCCTCAATGGCAATAGTGAAGGGGGCAGGCTTGGTGATGAAGGCCATTATTGAG GAGGGAGACAAGGAAATAGCCACCAAGATGCAGGACCTGGCCCTGAGCGAGGGGGCTCTTCCCAGACATCTGCACACTTCTTTGTTCACCATCAGCGCTGACCAGCGGATGCTTACCAACAG GCAGCTGAGTCGTCACCTGGTGGGACTCTGGACGGCAGAAAACTCTGTTGCCATGAACCTCCTGAAAAGGATACTG CCAACAGGCCTTCTGGCTTACCTGGACAGTCCTGATCCAGTCCCGGAGAAAGATATGGACCGAATGCACATCCGCGACAACTTGAAACTAGCCCAG GATCAGCTCAATCGAAACAAGGTTCCCGAGTGGCAGCGGATGGCCGGCAAAGCAGCCAAAGAGGTGGAGAAGTTTGCCAAGGAGAAGACTGATCTGGTGTTGATGCACTGGAGGGATAAAATGGGCATAGCCCAGAAGGAG CAGGACAGAAATAACCTG AACCCAAACCAAAAGCCTGTCATCCTAAGGAAGAGACGCCAGAGAATAAAGATTGAAGTCAACTGGGAGCTTTTCTACTACAG ATTCCAGCTCGACCACGCACGGTCCAACCTCATCTGGAACCTGAGGACGAGAGAGGAGCTGCGAGACGCTCTGGAGGGGGAGATGCGAGCCTTCAGCGTGGACCGCGAGCTCGGCAGCGCCACCGTCATCTCCTGGAACCACCAGGAGTTTGAG GTGAAATATGAGTGCCTTTCAGATGAGATAAAGATTGGGGATTATTACCTGCGTCTGCTGCTTGAGGAGGATGAAAACGACGAATCGAATGCCATCAAGAGATC ATATGAGTTCTTCAATGAACTCTACCACCGCTTTCTGCTTACACCCAAAATCTCGATGAAGTGCCTGTGCCTGCAGGCGCTCGCTATCGTCTATGGGAAGTGCTACGAGGAAATTGGCCCCTTCACGGACACAAAATACATTGTGGGCATGCTGGACCGA TGTACAGACAAACTTGAAAGAGACAGACTCATCATCTTCCTCAACAAACTCATTCTCAACAAG AAAAATGTGAAGGAGGTGATGGACTCGAATGGAGTGCGTATAATGGTGGATCTGCTCACCATGGCTCATCTGCATACCAGCAGAGCTACTGTGCCCCTACAG AGCAACGTGCTTGAGGCGTCACCGGACATGAAGAGGGAGAGCGAGAAAGAGTGGTACTTTGGTAACGCGGACAAGGAGCGAAGAGGACCTTTCAGTTTTGAGGAG ATGCAGGAGTTTTGGAGCACAGGTGTCCTGACAGCGAAGACACGCTGCTGGGCTCAGGGGATGGATGGCTGGCGCCCCCTGCAGGCCATCCCACAGCTAAAATGGTGCCTCCTGGCCACTGGTCAGGCAGTGATGAACGAGTCCGACCTGGCTACACTGATCCTTAACATGCTCATCACCATGTGCTCCTACTACCCCAGCAG GGATGCAGATAATGCCATTATCCGCCCTTTACCTAAAATCAAGAGGATGATCAGTGACAACGCTTGCCTCCCTCACATTGTCCAG ctgctgttgACCTTCGACCCCATACTGGTGGAAAAGGTGGCTAACGTTCTGTACCTGGTGATGCAGGACAACCCTAATCTGCAGCGCCTCTACTTAACTGgaatcttcttcttcatcatgaTGTACACAGGCTCCAACGTGCTTCCTGTAGCAAg GTTCCTGAAGTACACACATCTGAAACAAGCCTTCAAATCAGAGGAG TCTAAGGGTCAGGACATAGTGCAGCGTAGTGTTCTGGGACCCGTTCTGCCCGAAGCCATGGTGTGTTATCTGGAGAACTACGAGGCTGAACGCTTCTCAGAAATATTCCTGGGAGAATTTGACACACCCGAGGCCATTTGGAGCAGCGAGATGAG GCGGATGATGATCGAGAAGATCGCTGCCCACATTGCTGACTTCAGCCCCAGGCTGCAGAGCAACACGCGGGCCCTCTACCAGTACTGCCCCATCCCCGTGGTCAGCTTCCCTCAGCTGGACTACGAGCTCTTCTGCAACATCTACTACCTCAGACATCTGTGTGACACCATCCGCTTCCCCAACTGGCCCATTCGAGACGCT GTGAAGCTGCTAAAAGACACCCTTGAAGCCTGGAAGAGGGAGGTGGAGAAAAAGCCTCCGTCTATGTCTGTAGATGATGCATACGAAGTCCTCAACCTCCCCAAAGGACAGGGGCA GCATGAGGAGAGTAAAATCAGGAAAGCTTACTTCAGACTGGCGCAGAAGTACCATCCAGACAAGAACCCAGAGGGCAGG GACATGTTTGAGAAAGTCAACAAAGCCTACGAGTTCCTTTGCACAAAGTCCGCCCGAATCCTGGACGGCCCCGACCCGGAGaacatcatcctcatcctcaaaGCTCAGAGCATCCTGTTCAACCGACACAAAGAAG AACTTGAACCTTACAAATACGCCGGTTACCCGATGCTCATCAAAACAATCACAATGGAAACGCAGGATGGGCTGCTCTTCTCCAAaacctcccctctcctccctgctgctgtcgAGCTGGCCTTCCACACCGTCAACTGCTCCGCTCTCAATGCAGAGGAGCTGCGCCGCGACGACGGCATCGAG GTGCTGCTGGAGGCCCTCTCTCGGTGTGTTGCCGTTTTAACTGCATCAAGCAAGCCTGATGACATGGCTGTACAG GTGTGCGGGCACATCTGTAAGTGCTACAGTGTAGCAGCACAGTTTGAGGAATGCAGGGAAAAGATCATTGAACTGCCAAACATCATCAGGGACCTCTGTCACATCCTGTTCTATGGAAAG GGTCTCCCAAAAACTGCCACCCTGGCAGTACAGTGCGTGAGCTCCTTCGCAGTGGATTTCTTCCTACAGACCCATCTGTACCACGCTGGTGTGCTCTGGCACATGCTGGTCCACCTCTTCAACTACGACTACACTCTGGAGGAGAGCGGCGTGCAGGCTAGCCAGGACACCAACCAACAGGAGGTTGCAAACCGCCTGGCCAAGCTCAGCCTGGTGGCTCTGAGCCGTCTGGGAGGCTACACCCAGACGCCACTCGCCCTGGACGGGAACAATCCTGTTCCAGAGACCAACGGTATTGAGGGCACGCCTCCGGAGAACCCCACCATCCGCAAGAGCTTAGCAGCCATGCTGACGCCATACATCTCGAGGAAGCTGGGGACAGGATCTCCTGCTGAG GTCTTGAAGCTGATGAATAGCAACTCGGAGAACCCGTACTTGATCTGGAACAATGGAACACGAGCCGAGCTGCTGGAGTTCCTGGAGGGTCAACAGGAGGGAAACATCAAGAGG ggagaaaatgacaaaagcttCGGTGCAGAGTTCGTGTTCAGTGATCACAGCAAAGAGCTGATAGTTGGGGAGATCTTTGTGCGGGTCTACAACGAGCAGCCGACTTTTCCTCTCGAG TACCCCAAAGCCTTTGCAGCCAGTCTTCTGGACTACGTAGGCTCCCAGGCCCAGTACCTCAGCACTCTGCTGGCCATGAGTCAGAGTAACAAAGTGGAGTCAGAGCAGCATGCTGAGCGGCTCCGCTTCGCTGAGATGGCTTTAGAGGCTCTCCGCAATGTCATCAAGAACAACCCCG GTTCAGAGTCAGAGTGCATCGGCCATTTCAAACTGCTTTTCTCATTGTTGCGGGTTCATGGAGCTGGCAGAGTACAGCAACTGGTTTTGGAG GTTGTGAATACAGTGACGTCAAACCAAGAATGCGTTAGCAACATTGCTGAGTCGCTGGTGTTGTCCAACcttctgttgctgctgcacTCGCTCCCATCCA GCAGGCAAATGGTGCTGGAAACCTTGTATGCACTGACTTCTAACACAAAGATAGTCAAAGAGGCTATGGCTAAAG GCGCTCTGATCTACTTGCTAGACCTTTTCTGTAACTGCACACATCCCCAAGTACGCACACAGACTGCGGAGCTCTTCTCCAAGATGACCTCAGACAAGCTGGTCGGGCCAAAG GTGCGTCTAACGCTGATCCGTTTCCTTCCCGGCGTGTTCATGGACGCCATGAGAGACAACGCCGAGGCAGCAGTGCACATATTCGAGGGAACGCACGAGAACCCTGAGCTCATCTGGAACGACAGCTCAAGGGAGAAAGTGTCCACCACTGTCCGGGAGATGATGCTTGA gcACTTTAAACAGCAGAAGGATAATCCTGATGTGAACTGGAAA TTGCCAGAGGACTTCACAGTGGCTTATGGAGCAGGACAGGGCGAGCTGGAAGTGGGTGGTGTCTTCCTGCGTATCTTTATCGCTCAGCCAGGCTGGGTGCTTCGCAAGCCACGAGAGTTCCTGGTGTCTCTTCTGGAGACCCTGACTGAGctgctggagaaaaacaaccCCAAT GGTGAGGCCCTGGAGACAGTGACCATGGCGGCGGTCTGTCTGTTCAGCTCACAGACCCAGCTGGCCGACCAGGTTCCCCCTCTGGGTCACCTGCCTCGTGTCCTGGCAGCACTCAACCACAAGAACAACGCCGTGCCCAAGAGCTCCATCCGTCTCATCCACGTGCTGTCAGACAATGAG CTGTGTGTGCGCTCCATGTCCGCTCTGGAGACCATCGGCCCCCTCATGACTGGCATGAGATCTCGGGCTGACATGGCCGGGTTAGCTTGTGAAGCTCTCAACCGCATGTTCCAGAAAGAGCAGACGGAACTAGTGGCCCAG GCTCTCAGAGTGGAGCTGGTCCCATACCTCCTGAAGCTGCTGGAGGGAATCGGCCTGGAGACATTAGACAACCCTTCAGCTACTAAGGCCCAGATAGTAAAGGCTCTCAAGTCCATGACTCGCAGTCTGCAGTACGGAGAACAG GTGAATGAGATTCTTGCAAAGTCGTCAGTGTGGAGTGCCTTCAAAGACCAGAAACATGATCTTTTCATCTCAGAGTCTCAGACCGCTGGTTACCTGACAG GTCCAGGAGTAGCAGGTTACCTTACAGCAGGATCTGGCACCCCGGTAATGCCCAACGTCCCACCCCCTGTGGACAACGACATTGGAGACCAAGGCTGA